The genomic segment CTTCGCACTTGTACTTGGAGGCGAAATCTTTCGCCACCTCCGGCCGTGAGTCCCAGCAGTGGGTGATGAGCATACGGGTGGTTCTGTTAGGGTAAATATCCGGGAACAGGGGGTTTATGGTCGGCCCCCAGATGGTGGGTATGTGACTGTACTCGCCGACTCCCACTACCCCGATTTTCAGGAGTTCTACCGTGGGGGTTGAATTTGGCATAAGGTAACCTTTCAAATACTATACATGACGACATAAATAATTGCGCATGTTGTGCGTGTTTAGATCCTGAAACGAGTTCAGGATGACACGTGTCATGCCGAACTTGTTTCGGCATCTAATTTGAAAAGAAACACAATAAAATATGTCGTCATATAAAGATTATCTCTCGCAAAGACCACATAATATTCAAAGAGAAAAGATAGAGGAGAGCAAATTATTTCGACCGTCTGACAAGATATTCTCTCATCTTGTTACCCGAAATGACTGGGTCAGTCGTATCCTGAAGTCTGTAGAGGGCTGCCTGGAGATCAGAGTATTCTTTAAGATATGATTCCAATACTCTCTTAATGATAAATGAGCGGGGCTTATCCATTTCGTCTGCAATTCTGTCAAGTTTCCTGATCAACTCTTTCGAAAGCCTTACTGATATAGGTATATACATAAATAACCTCTTATAATTAATTGTAATACAACATATACAATATACAATCGATGACAAACAATC from the Candidatus Latescibacter sp. genome contains:
- a CDS encoding ribbon-helix-helix domain-containing protein, with amino-acid sequence MYIPISVRLSKELIRKLDRIADEMDKPRSFIIKRVLESYLKEYSDLQAALYRLQDTTDPVISGNKMREYLVRRSK